The following coding sequences are from one Xiphophorus couchianus chromosome 7, X_couchianus-1.0, whole genome shotgun sequence window:
- the hao1 gene encoding 2-Hydroxyacid oxidase 1, whose translation MSGQRVCVSDYEEEARRVLPKAVYDYYRSGADGQNTLADNVAAFNRWYLVPRVLRDVSVVDMSISVLGHKLSMPLCVGSTAMQRLAHPAGETATARACKAVGTGMMLSSWATSSIEEVMSAMASSPGSGGVLWMQLYIYKDRELTLSLVRRAEKAGYKALFVTVDTPYLGKRLDDVRNRFKMPSHLRMSNFSSASLSFSEDDYGNDSGLAVYVANAIEPALSWDDITWLKKHSRLPVIVKGVLNGQDAVQAVNYGVSGILVSNHGARQLDGVPATLEVLEEVVKAVQGRCEVFMDGGVRRGTDVLKALALGAKAVFIGRPVLWGLACQGEEGVTELLELLKEELRLALALSGCRSISEVSRSLVRRVDFTSRM comes from the exons ATGTCTGGACAGCGGGTGTGTGTCTCCGATTATGAGGAGGAGGCCAGGAGGGTTCTCCCTAAAGCTGTGTATGACTACTACCGCTCCGGAGCCGACGGCCAGAACACGCTGGCCGACAATGTGGCCGCCTTCAACAG GTGGTACCTTGTCCCCCGGGTGCTGAGGGACGTGTCTGTTGTGGACATGTCCATCTCTGTGCTGGGCCACAAGCTCAGCATGCCCCTCTGTGTTGGATCCACAGCTATGCAGAGATTGGCTCATCCTGCAGGGGAGACGGCTACGGCTAGAG CATGCAAAGCAGTAGGTACAGGAATGATGCTGAGCTCCTGGGCCACCTCCAGCATAGAGGAAGTGATGTCAGCAATGGCATCCTCTCCGGGCAGCGGCGGGGTCCTCTGGATGCAGCTTTACATCTACAAAGACCGGGAGCTCACTCTGTCACTGGTGCGCCGGGCGGAGAAGGCTGGATACAAGGCTCTCTTTGTTACCGTGGATACGCCCTACCTGGGGAAGAGGTTGGATGATGTTCGCAACCGCTTTAAAATGCCCTCACATTTACG AATGTCTAACTTCTCCTCAGCCTCTCTGTCCTTCTCTGAGGATGACTATGGCAACGACAGCGGTTTGGCTGTTTACGTTGCTAACGCGATCGAGCCTGCTCTCAGCTGGGACGACATCACCTGGCTGAAGAAACACTCACGGCTTCCTGTGATCGTAAAAGGCGTTCTGAACG GTCAAGATGCTGTCCAGGCTGTGAACTATGGAGTCAGTGGCATCCTGGTGTCCAACCATGGAGCTCGACAACTCGATGGCGTTCCTGCAACG CTAGAAGTGCTGGAAGAAGTGGTGAAGGCCGTTCAGGGTCGTTGTGAAGTCTTCATGGATGGAGGAGTGAGACGAGGGACAGATGTCCTCAAGGCTTTAGCTCTGGGAGCAAAAGCTGTCTTCATCGGTCGTCCGGTTCTGTGGGGACTTGCCTGTCAG GGAGAAGAAGGAGTCACCGAGCTACTGGAACTTCTAAAAGAGGAGCTCCGACTGGCTTTGGCTCTGTCAG GTTGCCGCTCTATATCCGAGGTGAGCCGGTCCTTGGTGAGGAGGGTGGACTTCACTTCCAGGATGTGA
- the rrn3 gene encoding RNA polymerase I-specific transcription initiation factor RRN3, translating into MEVEGRDFLNTPPVKTVRFGGSVAETLDKLRKGDSGDYELLKHQLADPDIKDAQIINWLQEFRSCVTQLTKDHEQLIYTVLRLPWVGRSQAVVDEFLAFLSNLVSAQTVYLCACLKMVVSHFTPKRVTICEGGVDISDSEDEEDTDLPRNFDLCHQALQLIIRYVPSTSRFLMPILQDRFPFVQKSPRTLECYVHNLLRLTVYVPSVRRDVLELIVGQLLKLDVSASRAEIEEAEENQNQPEDGLFDMDEDMTADRPHRTNIMAHPVAERLDTLMVVLMAYIRDVCNVDGSFHAERTKELYKDLLSVFDKLILPTHASGHVQYTLFYLCSFKLALAEAFLDHLWKVLQNPTQPAILRQAAAGYLGSFMARAKFVPVLTVRACLDLLLTWIHAYINSQDSSGRQVCCDISLHGPFYAACQAVFYTLVFRHRAMLEANMKKGLEYLQSLNLERLVMCQLNPLKVCLPSVTSMFAAITRKYQVVFCYTIIERNNRQVLPVVRSSAGGDGMTTNTNPLDSFFPFDPYLLKRSGQLIEPLYQAWDDLAETDLLPPKAAQQVLKEDEDDFLSGETPHGDAVLGLTPSSYGSNVCSPNSVGSPPTAQHPAFKF; encoded by the exons ATGGAGGTGGAGGGCCGGGACTTCCTCAACACTCCGCCCGTGAAAACTGTCCGGTTCGGGGGCAGTGTGGCGGAGACGCTGGACAAACTGAGAAAG GGAGACAGCGGCGATTATGAACTCCTGAAGCATCAGCTGGCGGATCCGGACATAAAG GACGCTCAGATCATCAACTGGCTGCAGGAGTTTCGGAGCTGCGTGACCCAGCTGACCAAAGACCATGAACAGCTCATTTACACCGTTTTA AGGCTTCCGTGGGTTGGCCGGAGCCAGGCCGTGGTGGACGAGTTCCTGGCCTTCCTCAGCAACCTTGTGTCGGCGCAGACGGTGTATTTATGCGCCTGCCTCAAAATGGTGGTGTCCCACTTCACTCCCA AGCGGGTGACCATCTGTGAGGGAGGAGTTGATATCTCTGATTCAGAAGACGAGGAGGACA cCGACCTCCCCAGAAACTTTGACCTGTGTCACCAGGCGCTGCAGCTCATCATCAGATACGTTCCCTC GACGAGTCGCTTCCTCATGCCCATCCTCCAAGACCGCTTCCCTTTTGTCCAGAAATCCCCCAGAACTCTG GAATGCTACGTCCACAACCTGCTGAGGCTAACCGTCTACGTCCCATCCGTCCGTCGAGACGTGCTGGAGCTGATCGTTGGGCAGCTGCTCAAATTGGAT GTCAGTGCATCGAGGGCAGAGAtcgaggaggcagaggagaaccagaaccagcctgAGGACGGACTCTTTGACATG gatgagGACATGACTGCAGACCGACCGCACCGGACTAACATAATGGCCCACCCAGTGGCTGAGAGGCTGGACACACTCATGGTTGTTCTCATGGCTTACATTAGAGACGTCTGCAATGTGGACG GTTCGTTTCACGCTGAACGGACCAAGGAGCTTTACAAAGATCTGCTGAGTGTGTTCGACAAGCTCATTCTGCCGACTCACGCTTCCGGTCACGTGCAGTACACGCTGTTCTACCTCTGCAGCTTCAAACTG GCTCTGGCCGAGGCCTTCCTCGATCACCTGTGGAAGGTTCTGCAGAACCCGACGCAGCCCGCCATCCTGCGCCAGGCCGCAGCTGGATACCTGGGGAGCTTCATGGCCCGAGCCAAGTTCGTCCCTGTTCT TACCGTCAGGGCGTGCCTGGACCTGCTGCTCACCTGGATCCACGCCTACATCAACAGCCAGGACAGCAGCGGCCGGCAGGTGTGCTGCGACATCAGCCTGCATGGACCCTTCTACGCCGCCTGCCAGGCCGTGTTCTACACCCTGGTGTTCAGACACAGAGCCATGCTGgaggccaacatgaagaaag GGTTGGAGTATCTACAAAGTCTGAACCTGGAGCGGTTGGTCATGTGTCAGCTGAATCCACTCAAAGTATGTCTGCCTTCAGTCACCAGCATGTTCGCAGCCATCACcag GAAGTACCAGGTGGTTTTCTGCTACACCATCATAGAGAGGAACAACAGGCAGGTGCTGCCGGTGGTCCGCAGCTCTGCAGGAGGAGACGGGATGACCACCAACACCAACCCTCTGGACAGCTTCTTCCCCTTTGACCCCTACCTGCTGAAACG GTCTGGTCAGCTGATTGAACCGCTCTATCAGGCTTGGGATGACCTCGCAGAAACTGACCTGCTTCCTCCCAAAGCAGCTCAACAG GTCCTGAAGGAGGATGAAGACGATTTCTTGAGTGGGGAGACGCCACACGGAGACGCCGTGCTTGGACTGACCCCCAGCTCGTATGGTTCCAACGTCTGCAGCCCCAACAGCGTGGGTTCCCCCCCCACGGCCCAACACCCAGCCTTCAAGTTTTAA